Proteins encoded by one window of Glycine soja cultivar W05 chromosome 15, ASM419377v2, whole genome shotgun sequence:
- the LOC114385915 gene encoding protein MAIN-LIKE 1-like, protein MSDGFCGTHLQIMVRTRGLGCALGQVTGRGLGRGDRDDSDDAPQRRRPTASARRQQVTVTADHVDEPVIPAPDVQDDPMEAPAAVEDILADIPADAGTETVEDQHQGFLGCLSDPSVLTAYADHVACSVWTGEECPELKLSSHGRKVQSLGRPVPAIEGLIVGTGLSPLIACSVDTGDRGLLSAFVERWHRETSSFHLPMGELTITLDDASSLLHLPIIGDLHAFEPLHVDDAVQMLVDLLMVSPESARAETDQCRGPYVRLQWVRDIYQRRCQAGHWTAAARAYLLHLLGCTLFANKSATNVHVVYLEALRDLSMTERYAWGVAALVHMYDQLNDASMSHSRHLGGYITLLQCWIYKHFPSVAESTADQDYDEASPRACRWIATKKTVKSIRTPSYRERLDRLRISDVCWIPYGEHREVRDFHVRSCYFGLLRWGPVAVYYRPERVVRQFGYTQTIPAPPVDSWVSYDDIHDRWMHYKDYIVPAGEVCVVPGACSSDYIDWFFRISHPFMTPDHALDPMLHGHAPQSRVVP, encoded by the exons atgagtgATGGATTTTGCGGTactcatttgcagatcatggttaggacaAGAGGATTAGGTTGTGCCTTAGGTCAGGTCACTGGCAGAGGTCTGGGCAGAGGAGATCGTGATGATTCCGATGATGCTCCGCAGCGTCGACGGCCTACTGCATCCGCACGGAGGCAGCAAGTCACTGTGACTGCGGATCACGTCGATGAGCCAGTCATCCCTGCGCCAGATGTTCAGGATGACCCGATGGAGGCACCAGCTGCTGTGGAGGACATTCTTGCGGACATTCCTGCCGACGCAGGCACAGAGACGGTTGAGGATCAGCACCAGGGATTTCTGGGTTGTCTGAGCGACCCATCCGTGTTGACAGCGTATGCGGACCACGTTGCTTGCAGCGTATGGACGGGAGAg gagtGTCCTGAATTGAAGCTATCCTCTCATGGGAGGAAGGTCCAAAGTTTAGGCAGGCCTGTCCCTGCCATTGAGGGACTTATTGTTGGTACAGGACTAAGTCCTCTGATCGCATGTTCGGTAGACACCGGCGATCGGGGACTTTTGTCCGCATTTGTGGAGCGGTGGCACCGGGAGACGTCTAGTTTCCATCTCCCAATGGGAGAGCTCACCATCACATTGGACGACGCCTCCTCTCTTCTCCATCTTCCCATTATAGGCGATTTACACGCATTTGAGCCCTTGCACGTAGATGATGCGGTTCAGATGCTGGTGGACTTGTTGATGGTGTCTCCAGAGTCTGCTAGGGCTGAGACAGACCAGTGTCGCGGACCGTACGTACGCCTGCAATGGGTACGTGATATATATCAGCGCCGATGTCAGGCAGGTCATTGGACAGCTGCGGCTCGTGCATATCTTCTTCACCTACTGGGTTGCACtctgtttgctaacaagagtgcaaccaatGTCCATGTTGTCTACTTGGAGGCCCTTCGTGACCTCAGTATGACAGAGAGGTATGCTTGGGGAGTGGCTGCTTTGGTTCATATGTACGACCAGCTGAATGATGCATCTATGAGTCACAGTCGACATCTTGGCGGTTACATCACACTGCTGCAg TGCTGGATTTACAAGCACTTTCCCTCGGTTGCGGAGTCCACCGCTGATCAGGACTACGACGAGGCTTCTCCACGTGCGTGCAGGTGGATTGCGACAAAGAAGACCGTGAAGAGCATTCGCACGCCGTCGTACAGGGAGCGCCTAGACCGACTCCGGATTTCGGATGTCTGTTGGATCCCATATGGGGAGCATCGAGAGGTCCGGGACTTCCACGTCAGATCATGCTATTTCGGTCTCTTGCGCTGGGGGCCTGTTGCTGTTTATTACCGACCGGAGAGGGTCGTGCGGCAGTTTGGTTACACGCAGACCATTCCTGCTCCTCCTGTCGATTCATGGGTCTCATATGATGATATACACGACAGGTGGATGCACTACAAGGATTATATCGTACCTGCAGGTGAGGTGTGCGTTGTGCCAGGGGCATGTTCCAGTGACTACATCGACTGGTTCTTCCGCATCTCTCATCCTTTCATGACACCAGACCACGCATTAGATCCTATGCTTCATGGTCACGCCCCGCAGTCTCGAGTCGTCCCTTAG